gaataatacGTTGATTCCACAACAAACTACATCTTTATcgttggcaaaaaaaatcacaggTAAGCTAGAAATGTACAAAATGACTAAATGGCTATATTCAAATGCTGTGTGTATTAGTGTTATATGGGTACGAtggacattttattttttaattttcatcatacaaCATACCGATCATGGTCACATGGTCGTGAtttgatcataaaaaaacgaaatctttgcactttttttcttgttatcaaatcaaatgtttattttattttcaaaaaactttcattctttgtataattattattaatagtTTGAACAGAGAAAGGTTATGATTTCCagttatttgaatttttcctttttttatagctttgaaaatagaaagaaaatgacCAATAGCTTCATAGAAAAATCCTATTATGACCAATAGTTGATGGTTATTTGGGCATAGTTATTGACTTTTtttggaatgatgatgattgaatcaatcaatattttgtgagtgtttgtgtgtgtgtgtggagcagccacacatatatatcataataatcacacaGGTGCCTTTAATGGTCTATATtagattctttttcattcaatttttgttgaataaaaatgatttcattcaacattctcttcattcatattcatgatattcaataatgattgacCATTGGCTATTAAAAAATggtttttatgatttttttttcaattaggTGATAGTATTGGTGAGGGGGTATGAAATATACAATCAAGCTTTTTGATTGGATGATATTAaggtttttctttctttctttacaCAATTGTCTTgtagaaatttttgttcatttgtgtttttttttgttgtgaaatgtgtgaaaaaaaatcagtagGCAGGGGATAGTATTGAattcgaaagaaaaaaaaaatctgggagggaaataataatgaaaaaatgtgttGCGCATAGGCAGCTAATAATATAATAGTaaattgtaaataaaataagTGTGTTTGTCTTtgtctttttgtttgtatttgacaacaacaacaacaacaaaaaaatcattacatACACGCCTTTTTTTCGAAACTAtagttttcaaaaaaaaaaatcaatgaaacgGTTAATGGCTCCGCcttgtagattttttttttgttgttcgttgttgttgtcactgTGAAAAAACGGTTTCTATTgtttagaatttttcatcaaaaaaaaaataaaaatgaatgaaattaagCCATTCACAATATGTGAATATGAAGGTCAGTTCatcaagaagaaaattttgtttactgttggtttttttttattcaaagaaTTCATTCTGGACTTTTTATTGTATTCATATTCCGGAAATTCTTCATTGattaaatggaattttttttatgattaaaaaaaaatttctaaatttATCTGAAATTAAGCAAACACAACGTTCGTTCAATTAAATctaatacaaacaaacattaaagTGCGAGAAAGATAGAAAGTGATCTACTATACCGATTTGTGTATAATACGGTTTATAATACCGCTagatcgattattattatacgtATTACCATTTTACGTATTATTAACCCGCACGTTTTTAAAATCATGTGAAAgggtttcatttttattttcaaggTGACTTGGAGGATGGGAAACAGTCGAATCATGAAaaagtgatgatggtggtagtgtgtgtgtgtggcggGGGGAAAGGGAATAAGTCTGGTAACCATTTTGaactttgtgtgtgtagtaCTTTTATATGAATTAAAGGACAAATCAAAAGGACacgaccagaaaaaaagggcAAGGACCTTTTGCTCTAAGGACTATGTCGTGAATGTCAACTGCTGCTGTATGGAtggcttgatgatgatgtttatttgtgttgttgtgtaTATGAACTTTTAGCTCATTggttgtttgaaaatgaaagatacgttaatataaaaaaaatgatgcgaatgatgaaaagtggatatttttcacttgacaaaatatgatttcaatttgatttgattgaattatttttctgcgtctgtgtgtgtgtatgttcgATATActgaccagaaaaaaaatgatttaaaccGGTAATAAACTGTATCgatcgtgttttttttccgtttatCCTTTGAGCATATTccatattcattttgtttcgatttttaaatttcctaaatatttttcatttcatttttttttcggccgcaaccatttttatataatgatcTATGGTTGTAACCGTGGTATTGTAATGAATATcctgaattgttttttttttttaatcatattCGGGGCGTTAACACTAGCTTGAgaatcattcaacaatttgAACATCTagcaattaattttttgtttgttgtgtttttATCCCCCCATTTAGTTCTAGTTCTAGCAgcattttatgatgatgatgttgattgtaTGGGAtaaataagttttttttttaaatttctttcggaccaaagtgaaaaaatttttatttatttttttttttgttccaaattttttcactttgcATATATTtcacattattttattatgaaaCTTATACAcaacataataatacaagtgtgtgtgtaccgCATTCCAATTGATATGAATTGAGTGtgtgaaaactttttttttgtatatacgAACCAGAAAAACTATATGAAgttccattcttttttttttcttctggaacatttttttacaacaaaataaaaaacgaatagaattgttgtatatatgtgtgtgtttatggccaatttgtaaaaatagtccattttttgatttcatgcCGTatgtattgtgtgtgtgtgtgtgtgtgtttgcttGCTGcactttttttaatttttttttttttttttggtttcgtcatttatgatgttgttgttgatgatgatatgatgattatgatgatgtgttattgttgtttttgatgatgttggtggtACCAATGTTGtctttgttattattattgttattatatttACTATCAagaaatatatttttcacaatttttttcgaccaAATGACCATAATAGATCTTAAAgatgattcatcaataatgatgatgatgatgatgaagaaaacgACGGCAAAAatggaatcattttcaaatccaTCCTTAGCAATATCATCGACACCTTTACAATTACAATCACCAACATCTTTATcgattatcaataataataataataataacgataattataattatttgtgcaataataataatataaatgcCAATAATACCAATACAATAATCTATggtgatcgattgattagaAATGACAATAATCTAATCGATTCacattcacaatcatcatcatcatcatcatctccaatatttaatgatcaacagcaacaacaagtaaatattattgaaatgaataatattatacaacatgatgatgatcatcaaaatacgaatcaacaacaacagaataatcTACCACCAGTGATATCATtgtttaaattaaaaaattttctctatcaacctaaatttaaaaatttactaaatacaacaacaaccaatgttaataataataatgatgatcaaaatggtACACAGATCATGAATggtgtaaataataatgtagaTGACCTGTGGTGTaatctgattgattttttttatcctaatcattttttattttgaaattattatccatttcattttttacatttattgattgtcattaataattttttttcattctttttttttgttcccaACCTTAGGAACTTCTAATGGAACGTTGCCAgtgaatgaaacaatatcaacaacaacgccCGTtataaacaatgaaaatgaatctatAACCAATACAACGAATTCTTCTGGATTTGTATATGGAATAAATTCTTCTTccaatattaataataataacactgATTCATTATCGCCAAACAATTCAACATTATTTAATCGACATCATTCAGTAACAAATTCCATTAATACTAATAATTCTtcgtcattatcaacaacaacaacaacaacatcgacagTGGCATCAACATCGACAGTTGGACAAATTTTAACAAGTATAgctagtaataataatactgttgttggtggtcaacaatcaaaattttcatcattgaatcattttcaatctaaTCACAATtctcaacaaaatcaacaacaacataatcatcaaacaaattccAATCAGAATctaaatcattatcatcatcaacatggtTTGTCGACCAATGGCAGTATAACTCCATTTAATCGAAAATATCAATGTAAAATGTGTCCACAGGTATGTGTGTattggaaattttgttttccaaaaaaaaaagtttttttcatgcatgatatgatgaacattcaaattctttaattttttctccatacaatattttttttggtttggaaTTTTTCACTTGTGATTTGTAGGAAAATTAatccatttgattattatatgaacTTTAATCGATTGGTTTCATTCGTCAATATTTGCTTAgggaatcgatttttttttaattttcaaaaatttaggTGAGATGGCTTgagatgatttttatttttctctaatgttttaattttgttactatttttttctggttataaTTCTCatgaaatttgataaaataattcaaacaaacaaacaaacaaataaacaaggaaaaaatagaaatcatcaaaaaaaatattcattttagtcaaaaaaaaaaaaaaatgttcatacCAATTCctagaaaatcaaattcaaaccttgatattgattgattgattttataagtttgatttgattcgatttgattattattaacagaATGATATAATCAGTtcaaagtagaaaaaaaattgataaaaaatggaaacagaGTAACAACACATAGCTCATCAACACCAATCAAATAAAGTAATcaaacactttttttctgtttcaacTTTTTTAACTGtgaaccaaacaacaacaagggctgtattgattttatttttttcaatttgatgatgatgtcaatgtgtttatgtgtgtgtgttgttgttgttgatgatgatgatgatgatgatgataatacaaATCTAATGCGGCAATGATCATTCGATCCATCAACAACTGTTGCTGATCACATTTTTATAGCGGCCATATAGCCACTGgttgtggtgatgatggtggccatcatcatccatcacCCAATTTAACTCGTCCAttaaataatcattcattcataatcgATACATTGaattatcgattatgatgattgtacatcaatatcattatcatctacatttttcgatcattttttttctatggggatggaaaattttcttaacaaaaacgaaacatttcgcatttttatttattagtctaaaaatttaaacagtatgaatcaaatggatcttcatgataataatcatacaagtgttgttgttgttagccATTCACCatcttcaccatcatcatcatcatcgaaaacgacgacaacgatcGTAACATCTAAATCATCagtaatgaaatgaaaattttttttttatttcaacaaaaaaaaatcaaattgattctgatttattgttattacacacacagatctagtttattttattaataatttaatcagattaattttgtttactttggtcaaatttttttacttgaaattattttggccagatttttttttatttaatttaatctaattttatttttcttttttttaaaggtTTTCTATTCAAAAGCCGACATGCAACTACATACACAGGTACATATGCGTGAAGCTAAGCCATACCGATGTACAGAATGTACTAAATCATTCGCtaattcatcatatttatcGCAACATAGCCGGATACATTTGGGTATCCGTCCCTATCTTTGTGAAATTTGTCTTAAAAAATTTACCCAGCTATCACATCTGCAGCAGCACCAACGGACTCATACCGGCGATAAACCGTATAAATGTCGTTATGGAAATTGTACTAAAGCATTTTCTCAATTGTCAAATTTGCAGTCGCATTCGCGTTCACATCAAACGGATAAGCCATTTAAATGTAATATATTTGTAAtgcaatatatataatgaaataaCCTAACTCTAAAAAAACCTTTTAGGTAATTCATGCtataaatgttttgaaaGTGAGAGGGCCCTTTTAGAACATATACCTAAACATAAAGATTCGAAACACTTGAAGACACATATTTGTCAATATTGTGGTAAATCATATACACAGGAAAGCTATCTACAAAAACATTTGCAAAAACATACGGATCGTGCTAGTGGTGGTTCCGGTTCGGTGGCAACAACTACATTGAAACGAAATTCATCAGCATCGGCtcagcatcatcatattcaccatcaacaacaacttcaACAACATtcccatcaacaacaacaaggtgATAATGCAACCGCAGCAACCACTTCTTCTGGTATACATttgatcgataataataatattcattattggtCCAAATCGAATCCAATTGAATGTAACCTTAATTCATCACAATTATCAATAACGAATGCTAATcgtcaacaaaatcattgcaTTCTACCTATATCGACATTCGATCCATCGTCATCAGCGATTTacgttaataataatggtctGGATTTACAAATGATCGCCAATAATTCCAATAAATCAGCTACGACTAGTACAACAGCATTTCCATTACCACAAAATTccataaattcatcaaataatcaaacatttcGAATGACGTCTTATTTTCCAACGCACGAGCCATTCaattttccaaataaaatttctggTATGGATACAATCACCGGTATGGTTGTAGCAACAAATCCAAGTGGTAGTGTAAATGTCAATGCGagtaataaaaaatcatcatcaacaacatcatcttcaattgtaacgaatttatcatcattagataAGAATGCTGCCGTTAATCAGCCGATTTCATTtccaaatcaattgattgcaTTGAATCAGATACGTAATTTTGTAAATACATCAACATCCAACATTGTTGGAACAACTATTGTTggtaatgaacaacaacaacaacaacattcgatCTCATTGAAAGAAACGACCGattaatgacaatgacaacaaaataatcatcatcatcaccactcATTAATTATGTTATCGACAATGTTCAGTGTGTCTGTGATTCATCCTATATACCActtttaattattaatatctcatcatcataataaccATTTTGCttccatgaaaaaaaagattaaaataatatatcaaccaaaaaattttctttcgttttttttttgttcaaaaatattgaataaattcaacctactaataataatgtatgtcactctgtcatcatcatcatcatcagcatcatcattattaaagcCAAACTAATCGCTAATAATCAAGATATATAAGATATACATCAAAATCctatcaattattttttttttgaacagcTACAGTaatgaaaaccaaaatttGACAGTGAAAATTTCATGGAATTATGTGGAAGATAAAAAGATATATGTATTAGAGGTGgccatgaatgatgatgaattttatattatatctAATTATAATGCGTGTGAATTATTGTATATactacatacacacacacacacacacatgaaatgaaaaaaaaacatcgataataatttttttttatatatatactctgatgatgatacaaaaaaCTATACAGATCAAAGATTTATCCTAAATCTTTATATCAAATGTGGATCAATGTCCTTGTTTACTTGGTTACAATTTATTTAAcataaaaatacaaaaacgaaacattgtttgttttttttctccaataaatcaattcgaatctgaatgattttttttttagtagaTATGAACgatatatttataaataataccaaataatcatcaatatatgaaatgaataaaaaacacacgcacacacactcatacaGATATTTCACACAAActaattctatttttatataaattttgatttgaaaacacaaaatcgatgaaacaaaaattgtttgtgcacccgaatgaaaaataataacctacacacccacccacacacatgcacacacacatactttTCACATATGTCCAATGAatccaataatgataacaaacaaacaaacaaaaaaaacaatgaatgatttaaatATTACTAACCCTAATGAACATATATTCGTtaaattaatcgattgaatttttgaatttcttttttttttattttgtcaacaatagaatgatgatccatgattcatatatatatatacacacacgattcatcatatatattatatagcTCAATTTTGCATGGACAAAtataccacacacacacacctactGAAAACACCCATATGAttttattggattttttctttctttttcattctcttaCTTTATCgtgtattcattttcatattaatcatcatcatattgataaCCGCTTTTTCgtattacattattattattattattattttttttttttttgaaatttcaaatataaatcagatacaacaaaaaaatattaataaccAATCAACCAATCTTAataacatacatacataaacccggataaattttttttttcggataattcatccattgatcatatataattcatccatttatttaacaatttttttttgttttcctgaATTTTAATGTAATGGTGTGGTATAAGgctgaacaaaaaaaaaaaaaaattttttttctaatcaatcaattacaaaaataaattgaatcacattttcatttttgtctttgggtttttttgttgttttcattttttatttttatttttatttttatttttttgcctACAAATCAATTTCGAAATCAAATTCGATGTGCGCgcatattttgtttttctcaattCTATATGAATCCCGATCTTTTGGCGTATTTTGTATATTCATATGCTTGTTGGCTTGTCctgtcatgtttttttttcttctttctttctttctgtaTCCAAggcttttctttttgttgatttttatatttgacaaatttttttcatttttaatctgATTATCACTAGATGGTGCTATAATTCAGTTTTTATATACTTTATTCCAATGCTACTATCTTTCACCTGGCTCGTTTGTCATCAATTCCAGCTcccattttttattttgttttttgctaCATTTGTAGCCATTGTAGACATCCATAATAGTGCCAACGGCCATCAGCAGTAGTGGTacaacgaataataatgagtCCTAAAcgcctttttttttgtagctTCGACACCCTCACTTTGTCTGTCGTTCTGTCCATCCAACCGTCGGTGTCTGCCACCATGGTTTTGTactgtgtgttgtgtgtattaaataatgaaatgaattgaaatgaatttttgtgaattttttttccaggtgtcttttgtttttattttttttaatgataatcatcatttttttgcgAGGGAattatttccaaaaaaaaaatttaatgaaaattgaataaattaataaGAAAAGTTCAATGATTACCAAATCTGAACAGTTCTTCCatgtaaattgattgataattcaGTTGACGAAACAatttcagcaaaaaaaaaattaataaattatttccgcaacaacaacaacaattgattggacaaacaaaaatcaaaaaatgtcattatcACCAGCAACAGCAGCTGCATTATCACAAGctggaaaaaaaccacattCATGTACAGAATGTCGTAAATCTTTTTCATCCGTTCATCAATTGGCCCAACATGCACGACTACATACGGGCGAACGTCCATACGGATGTACATATTGCGAAAGGTATTACGATTGAACTTCGAATAATCAATTAGGATATAATAgaacaataattttaattcaacTCATTATTAACAGGAAGTTCAAACAATTGAGTCATCT
This is a stretch of genomic DNA from Dermatophagoides farinae isolate YC_2012a chromosome 6, ASM2471394v1, whole genome shotgun sequence. It encodes these proteins:
- the LOC124493932 gene encoding uncharacterized protein LOC124493932 isoform X1, producing MPVKTNQAAAAAAAAAAASSDLIRWMSVMSSSVISAATATTTQTNVDGTTTSTNNNNNNNNNNNSPTQHHYQQQQQHPNRHQIDTNFGSSSSPPPLSSSSSSSVASSPQNISSSASSSSSSLCARGSWNSIEWPAHQYSQNSNRSSSLKLNNTLIPQQTTSLSLAKKITDLKDDSSIMMMMMMKKTTAKMESFSNPSLAISSTPLQLQSPTSLSIINNNNNNNDNYNYLCNNNNINANNTNTIIYGDRLIRNDNNLIDSHSQSSSSSSSPIFNDQQQQQVNIIEMNNIIQHDDDHQNTNQQQQNNLPPVISLFKLKNFLYQPKFKNLLNTTTTNVNNNNDDQNGTSNGTLPVNETISTTTPVINNENESITNTTNSSGFVYGINSSSNINNNNTDSLSPNNSTLFNRHHSVTNSINTNNSSSLSTTTTTTSTVASTSTVGQILTSIASNNNTVVGGQQSKFSSLNHFQSNHNSQQNQQQHNHQTNSNQNLNHYHHQHGLSTNGSITPFNRKYQCKMCPQVFYSKADMQLHTQVHMREAKPYRCTECTKSFANSSYLSQHSRIHLGIRPYLCEICLKKFTQLSHLQQHQRTHTGDKPYKCRYGNCTKAFSQLSNLQSHSRSHQTDKPFKCNSCYKCFESERALLEHIPKHKDSKHLKTHICQYCGKSYTQESYLQKHLQKHTDRASGGSGSVATTTLKRNSSASAQHHHIHHQQQLQQHSHQQQQGDNATAATTSSGIHLIDNNNIHYWSKSNPIECNLNSSQLSITNANRQQNHCILPISTFDPSSSAIYVNNNGLDLQMIANNSNKSATTSTTAFPLPQNSINSSNNQTFRMTSYFPTHEPFNFPNKISGMDTITGMVVATNPSGSVNVNASNKKSSSTTSSSIVTNLSSLDKNAAVNQPISFPNQLIALNQIRNFVNTSTSNIVGTTIVGNEQQQQQHSISLKETTD
- the LOC124493932 gene encoding uncharacterized protein LOC124493932 isoform X2, translated to MPVKTNQAAAAAAAAAAASSDLIRWMSVMSSSVISAATATTTQTNVDGTTTSTNNNNNNNNNNNSPTQHHYQQQQQHPNRHQIDTNFGSSSSPPPLSSSSSSSVASSPQNISSSASSSSSSLCARGSWNSIEWPAHQYSQNSNRSSSLKLNNTLIPQQTTSLSLAKKITGTSNGTLPVNETISTTTPVINNENESITNTTNSSGFVYGINSSSNINNNNTDSLSPNNSTLFNRHHSVTNSINTNNSSSLSTTTTTTSTVASTSTVGQILTSIASNNNTVVGGQQSKFSSLNHFQSNHNSQQNQQQHNHQTNSNQNLNHYHHQHGLSTNGSITPFNRKYQCKMCPQVFYSKADMQLHTQVHMREAKPYRCTECTKSFANSSYLSQHSRIHLGIRPYLCEICLKKFTQLSHLQQHQRTHTGDKPYKCRYGNCTKAFSQLSNLQSHSRSHQTDKPFKCNSCYKCFESERALLEHIPKHKDSKHLKTHICQYCGKSYTQESYLQKHLQKHTDRASGGSGSVATTTLKRNSSASAQHHHIHHQQQLQQHSHQQQQGDNATAATTSSGIHLIDNNNIHYWSKSNPIECNLNSSQLSITNANRQQNHCILPISTFDPSSSAIYVNNNGLDLQMIANNSNKSATTSTTAFPLPQNSINSSNNQTFRMTSYFPTHEPFNFPNKISGMDTITGMVVATNPSGSVNVNASNKKSSSTTSSSIVTNLSSLDKNAAVNQPISFPNQLIALNQIRNFVNTSTSNIVGTTIVGNEQQQQQHSISLKETTD